Proteins encoded in a region of the Orcinus orca chromosome 8, mOrcOrc1.1, whole genome shotgun sequence genome:
- the SLC39A13 gene encoding zinc transporter ZIP13 isoform X4, whose translation MPGCPCPGCGMAGQRLLFLAALALELLGGAGGSQQAFRSRGVAAACRLDNKESESWGALLSGERLDTWICSLLGSLMVGLSGVFPLLVIPLEMGTTLRSEAGARRLKQLLSFALGGLLGNVFLHLLPEAWAYTYSASPGGEGQSLQQQQQLGLWVIAGFLTFLALEKMFLDSKEEETSQAPSKDPAAAAALSGGHHLAQPAAGPGLSAVVRNIKVSGYLNLLANTIDNFTHGLAVAASFLVSKKIGLLTTMAILLHEIPHEPVRASPAAEETVAWILPFTSGGFLYIALVNVLPDLLEEDDPWRSLQQVLLLCMGIVVMVLFSVFVE comes from the exons ATGCCTGGATGTCCCTGCCCTGGTTGTGGCATGGCGGGACAGAGGCTCCTCTTCCTCGCTGCTCTTGCCCTGGAgctcctgggaggggctgggggttccCAGCAGGCCTTCCGGAGTCGGGGGGTGGCAGCGGCCTGTCGCCTGGACAATAAGGAAAGCGAGTCCTGGGGGGCCCTGCTGAGTGGCGAGCGGCTGGACACGTGGATCTGCTCCCTCCTGGGCTCACTCATGGTGGGGCTCAGCGGGGTCTTCCCGTTGCTCGTCATTCCCTTGGAGATGGGGACCACGCTGCGCTCAGAAG CTGGGGCCCGGCGCCTGAAGCAGCTGCTCAGCTTCGCCTTGGGGGGACTCCTGGGCAATGTGTTTCTCCACCTGCTGCCCGAGGCGTGGGCCTACACGTACAGTGCCAGCCCTG GTGGTGAGGGGCAGAGCctgcagcagcaacagcaactGGGACTGTGGGTCATTGCTGGCTTCCTGACCTTCCTGGCGCTGGAGAAGATGTTCTTGGACAGCAAGGAGGAGGAGACTAGCCAG GCCCCCAGCAAAGACCCTGCAGCTGCGGCCGCGCTCAGTGGAGGCCACCATCTGGCCCAGCCAGCTGCAGGGCCCGGCCTGAGCGCCGTGGTCCGGAACATCAAA GTCAGTGGCTATCTCAACCTGCTGGCCAACACCATAGACAACTTCACCCACGGGCTGGCTGTGGCTGCCAGCTTCCTTGTGAGCAAGAAg aTCGGGCTCCTGACCACCATGGCCATCCTCCTGCATGAGATCCCCCATGAG CCAGTCAgggcttctcctgctgcagaggaGACCGTGGCCTGGATCCTGCCCTTCACCTCTGGCGGCTTTCTCTACATCGCCCTGGTGAACGTGCTGCCCGACCTCTTGGAGGAAGATGACCCATG gcGCTCTCTGCAGCAAGTGCTTCTGCTCTGCATGGGCATTGTGGTGATGGTGCTGTTCTCGGTCTTCGTCGAGTAA
- the SLC39A13 gene encoding zinc transporter ZIP13 isoform X3 — protein MPGCPCPGCGMAGQRLLFLAALALELLGGAGGSQQAFRSRGVAAACRLDNKESESWGALLSGERLDTWICSLLGSLMVGLSGVFPLLVIPLEMGTTLRSEAGARRLKQLLSFALGGLLGNVFLHLLPEAWAYTYSASPGGEGQSLQQQQQLGLWVIAGFLTFLALEKMFLDSKEEETSQVSGYLNLLANTIDNFTHGLAVAASFLVSKKIGLLTTMAILLHEIPHEVSDFAILLRAGFDRWSAAKLQLSTALGGLLGACFAICTQSPKGVEETVAWILPFTSGGFLYIALVNVLPDLLEEDDPWRSLQQVLLLCMGIVVMVLFSVFVE, from the exons ATGCCTGGATGTCCCTGCCCTGGTTGTGGCATGGCGGGACAGAGGCTCCTCTTCCTCGCTGCTCTTGCCCTGGAgctcctgggaggggctgggggttccCAGCAGGCCTTCCGGAGTCGGGGGGTGGCAGCGGCCTGTCGCCTGGACAATAAGGAAAGCGAGTCCTGGGGGGCCCTGCTGAGTGGCGAGCGGCTGGACACGTGGATCTGCTCCCTCCTGGGCTCACTCATGGTGGGGCTCAGCGGGGTCTTCCCGTTGCTCGTCATTCCCTTGGAGATGGGGACCACGCTGCGCTCAGAAG CTGGGGCCCGGCGCCTGAAGCAGCTGCTCAGCTTCGCCTTGGGGGGACTCCTGGGCAATGTGTTTCTCCACCTGCTGCCCGAGGCGTGGGCCTACACGTACAGTGCCAGCCCTG GTGGTGAGGGGCAGAGCctgcagcagcaacagcaactGGGACTGTGGGTCATTGCTGGCTTCCTGACCTTCCTGGCGCTGGAGAAGATGTTCTTGGACAGCAAGGAGGAGGAGACTAGCCAG GTCAGTGGCTATCTCAACCTGCTGGCCAACACCATAGACAACTTCACCCACGGGCTGGCTGTGGCTGCCAGCTTCCTTGTGAGCAAGAAg aTCGGGCTCCTGACCACCATGGCCATCCTCCTGCATGAGATCCCCCATGAG GTGAGCGACTTTGCCATCCTGCTCCGGGCCGGCTTTGACCGATGGAGCGCAGCCAAGCTGCAGCTCTCGACGGCCTTGGGGGGCCTGCTGGGCGCCTGCTTCGCCATCTGTACTCAGTCCCCCAAGGGAGTAG aggaGACCGTGGCCTGGATCCTGCCCTTCACCTCTGGCGGCTTTCTCTACATCGCCCTGGTGAACGTGCTGCCCGACCTCTTGGAGGAAGATGACCCATG gcGCTCTCTGCAGCAAGTGCTTCTGCTCTGCATGGGCATTGTGGTGATGGTGCTGTTCTCGGTCTTCGTCGAGTAA
- the SLC39A13 gene encoding zinc transporter ZIP13 isoform X1 → MPGCPCPGCGMAGQRLLFLAALALELLGGAGGSQQAFRSRGVAAACRLDNKESESWGALLSGERLDTWICSLLGSLMVGLSGVFPLLVIPLEMGTTLRSEAGARRLKQLLSFALGGLLGNVFLHLLPEAWAYTYSASPGGEGQSLQQQQQLGLWVIAGFLTFLALEKMFLDSKEEETSQAPSKDPAAAAALSGGHHLAQPAAGPGLSAVVRNIKVSGYLNLLANTIDNFTHGLAVAASFLVSKKIGLLTTMAILLHEIPHEVSDFAILLRAGFDRWSAAKLQLSTALGGLLGACFAICTQSPKGVEETVAWILPFTSGGFLYIALVNVLPDLLEEDDPWRSLQQVLLLCMGIVVMVLFSVFVE, encoded by the exons ATGCCTGGATGTCCCTGCCCTGGTTGTGGCATGGCGGGACAGAGGCTCCTCTTCCTCGCTGCTCTTGCCCTGGAgctcctgggaggggctgggggttccCAGCAGGCCTTCCGGAGTCGGGGGGTGGCAGCGGCCTGTCGCCTGGACAATAAGGAAAGCGAGTCCTGGGGGGCCCTGCTGAGTGGCGAGCGGCTGGACACGTGGATCTGCTCCCTCCTGGGCTCACTCATGGTGGGGCTCAGCGGGGTCTTCCCGTTGCTCGTCATTCCCTTGGAGATGGGGACCACGCTGCGCTCAGAAG CTGGGGCCCGGCGCCTGAAGCAGCTGCTCAGCTTCGCCTTGGGGGGACTCCTGGGCAATGTGTTTCTCCACCTGCTGCCCGAGGCGTGGGCCTACACGTACAGTGCCAGCCCTG GTGGTGAGGGGCAGAGCctgcagcagcaacagcaactGGGACTGTGGGTCATTGCTGGCTTCCTGACCTTCCTGGCGCTGGAGAAGATGTTCTTGGACAGCAAGGAGGAGGAGACTAGCCAG GCCCCCAGCAAAGACCCTGCAGCTGCGGCCGCGCTCAGTGGAGGCCACCATCTGGCCCAGCCAGCTGCAGGGCCCGGCCTGAGCGCCGTGGTCCGGAACATCAAA GTCAGTGGCTATCTCAACCTGCTGGCCAACACCATAGACAACTTCACCCACGGGCTGGCTGTGGCTGCCAGCTTCCTTGTGAGCAAGAAg aTCGGGCTCCTGACCACCATGGCCATCCTCCTGCATGAGATCCCCCATGAG GTGAGCGACTTTGCCATCCTGCTCCGGGCCGGCTTTGACCGATGGAGCGCAGCCAAGCTGCAGCTCTCGACGGCCTTGGGGGGCCTGCTGGGCGCCTGCTTCGCCATCTGTACTCAGTCCCCCAAGGGAGTAG aggaGACCGTGGCCTGGATCCTGCCCTTCACCTCTGGCGGCTTTCTCTACATCGCCCTGGTGAACGTGCTGCCCGACCTCTTGGAGGAAGATGACCCATG gcGCTCTCTGCAGCAAGTGCTTCTGCTCTGCATGGGCATTGTGGTGATGGTGCTGTTCTCGGTCTTCGTCGAGTAA
- the SLC39A13 gene encoding zinc transporter ZIP13 isoform X2: MPGCPCPGCGMAGQRLLFLAALALELLGGAGGSQQAFRSRGVAAACRLDNKESESWGALLSGERLDTWICSLLGSLMVGLSGVFPLLVIPLEMGTTLRSEAGARRLKQLLSFALGGLLGNVFLHLLPEAWAYTYSASPGGEGQSLQQQQQLGLWVIAGFLTFLALEKMFLDSKEEETSQAPSKDPAAAAALSGGHHLAQPAAGPGLSAVVRNIKVSGYLNLLANTIDNFTHGLAVAASFLVSKKIGLLTTMAILLHEIPHEVSDFAILLRAGFDRWSAAKLQLSTALGGLLGACFAICTQSPKGVASQGFSCCRGDRGLDPALHLWRLSLHRPGERAARPLGGR; the protein is encoded by the exons ATGCCTGGATGTCCCTGCCCTGGTTGTGGCATGGCGGGACAGAGGCTCCTCTTCCTCGCTGCTCTTGCCCTGGAgctcctgggaggggctgggggttccCAGCAGGCCTTCCGGAGTCGGGGGGTGGCAGCGGCCTGTCGCCTGGACAATAAGGAAAGCGAGTCCTGGGGGGCCCTGCTGAGTGGCGAGCGGCTGGACACGTGGATCTGCTCCCTCCTGGGCTCACTCATGGTGGGGCTCAGCGGGGTCTTCCCGTTGCTCGTCATTCCCTTGGAGATGGGGACCACGCTGCGCTCAGAAG CTGGGGCCCGGCGCCTGAAGCAGCTGCTCAGCTTCGCCTTGGGGGGACTCCTGGGCAATGTGTTTCTCCACCTGCTGCCCGAGGCGTGGGCCTACACGTACAGTGCCAGCCCTG GTGGTGAGGGGCAGAGCctgcagcagcaacagcaactGGGACTGTGGGTCATTGCTGGCTTCCTGACCTTCCTGGCGCTGGAGAAGATGTTCTTGGACAGCAAGGAGGAGGAGACTAGCCAG GCCCCCAGCAAAGACCCTGCAGCTGCGGCCGCGCTCAGTGGAGGCCACCATCTGGCCCAGCCAGCTGCAGGGCCCGGCCTGAGCGCCGTGGTCCGGAACATCAAA GTCAGTGGCTATCTCAACCTGCTGGCCAACACCATAGACAACTTCACCCACGGGCTGGCTGTGGCTGCCAGCTTCCTTGTGAGCAAGAAg aTCGGGCTCCTGACCACCATGGCCATCCTCCTGCATGAGATCCCCCATGAG GTGAGCGACTTTGCCATCCTGCTCCGGGCCGGCTTTGACCGATGGAGCGCAGCCAAGCTGCAGCTCTCGACGGCCTTGGGGGGCCTGCTGGGCGCCTGCTTCGCCATCTGTACTCAGTCCCCCAAGGGAGTAG CCAGTCAgggcttctcctgctgcagaggaGACCGTGGCCTGGATCCTGCCCTTCACCTCTGGCGGCTTTCTCTACATCGCCCTGGTGAACGTGCTGCCCGACCTCTTGGAGGAAGATGA
- the SLC39A13 gene encoding zinc transporter ZIP13 isoform X5: MPGCPCPGCGMAGQRLLFLAALALELLGGAGGSQQAFRSRGVAAACRLDNKESESWGALLSGERLDTWICSLLGSLMVGLSGVFPLLVIPLEMGTTLRSEAGARRLKQLLSFALGGLLGNVFLHLLPEAWAYTYSASPGGEGQSLQQQQQLGLWVIAGFLTFLALEKMFLDSKEEETSQAPSKDPAAAAALSGGHHLAQPAAGPGLSAVVRNIKVSGYLNLLANTIDNFTHGLAVAASFLVSKKIGLLTTMAILLHEIPHEVSDFAILLRAGFDRWSAAKLQLSTALGGLLGACFAICTQSPKGRRPWPGSCPSPLAAFSTSPW; encoded by the exons ATGCCTGGATGTCCCTGCCCTGGTTGTGGCATGGCGGGACAGAGGCTCCTCTTCCTCGCTGCTCTTGCCCTGGAgctcctgggaggggctgggggttccCAGCAGGCCTTCCGGAGTCGGGGGGTGGCAGCGGCCTGTCGCCTGGACAATAAGGAAAGCGAGTCCTGGGGGGCCCTGCTGAGTGGCGAGCGGCTGGACACGTGGATCTGCTCCCTCCTGGGCTCACTCATGGTGGGGCTCAGCGGGGTCTTCCCGTTGCTCGTCATTCCCTTGGAGATGGGGACCACGCTGCGCTCAGAAG CTGGGGCCCGGCGCCTGAAGCAGCTGCTCAGCTTCGCCTTGGGGGGACTCCTGGGCAATGTGTTTCTCCACCTGCTGCCCGAGGCGTGGGCCTACACGTACAGTGCCAGCCCTG GTGGTGAGGGGCAGAGCctgcagcagcaacagcaactGGGACTGTGGGTCATTGCTGGCTTCCTGACCTTCCTGGCGCTGGAGAAGATGTTCTTGGACAGCAAGGAGGAGGAGACTAGCCAG GCCCCCAGCAAAGACCCTGCAGCTGCGGCCGCGCTCAGTGGAGGCCACCATCTGGCCCAGCCAGCTGCAGGGCCCGGCCTGAGCGCCGTGGTCCGGAACATCAAA GTCAGTGGCTATCTCAACCTGCTGGCCAACACCATAGACAACTTCACCCACGGGCTGGCTGTGGCTGCCAGCTTCCTTGTGAGCAAGAAg aTCGGGCTCCTGACCACCATGGCCATCCTCCTGCATGAGATCCCCCATGAG GTGAGCGACTTTGCCATCCTGCTCCGGGCCGGCTTTGACCGATGGAGCGCAGCCAAGCTGCAGCTCTCGACGGCCTTGGGGGGCCTGCTGGGCGCCTGCTTCGCCATCTGTACTCAGTCCCCCAAGGGA aggaGACCGTGGCCTGGATCCTGCCCTTCACCTCTGGCGGCTTTCTCTACATCGCCCTGGTGA